One genomic window of Microbacterium testaceum StLB037 includes the following:
- a CDS encoding PucR family transcriptional regulator → MPESVVAPPSLRALLARRDLDLRLAVDEAALPAGSVDRPVRWVHSSDLADPTPFLSEGLVLLTTGTQFADATPADYAAYVGRLQARGVRALGFGTEVVRDGIPSALSDACVAAGMPLFEVPYRTPFIAVARAGAEAIAADAYARRSWSLAAQRAVSLAALRPDGLSATLAELSRQLGCWVGLFDAAGALRTAHPAGALAPAALEGVTAEVETLLRRGTRAASTLHADDAAVSLQTLGRGGHLRGVLAIAADDLDHEARSVVTAVVAMAALALEQQDGLGRAIGTFRAGLIQALGSDDPALARRAARDLFGPLPTAPVVVALTPAASVRSTAMNEWLEMRAHERRGELFFGRGDDGLVVVVPATARDLLDEIADRFETVVGCSAPTGYDGFSRALTQARTARDRTAAPGVADFTDTARAGLIAALGSEAARTVAAGALAPLRRYDVEQGSALVETLDAWLAHDCSHEATAQALGIHRHTVRARIAQAERVVGRDLSSFAARAELWAALRLAE, encoded by the coding sequence ATGCCCGAGTCCGTCGTCGCACCGCCGAGCCTGCGTGCCCTCCTCGCGCGCCGCGATCTGGACCTGCGTCTCGCCGTGGACGAAGCCGCCCTGCCCGCCGGCAGCGTCGACCGGCCCGTGCGGTGGGTGCACTCGAGCGACCTCGCCGACCCGACGCCGTTCCTGAGCGAAGGACTGGTCCTCCTCACGACCGGAACGCAGTTCGCGGATGCCACGCCCGCCGACTATGCCGCCTACGTCGGGCGCTTGCAGGCCCGGGGCGTGCGGGCGCTCGGCTTCGGCACGGAGGTCGTGCGCGACGGCATCCCGTCCGCCCTGTCGGATGCGTGCGTGGCGGCGGGGATGCCGCTGTTCGAGGTGCCCTACCGCACGCCCTTCATCGCGGTGGCCCGGGCCGGGGCCGAAGCGATCGCCGCCGACGCCTACGCGCGGCGGAGCTGGTCGCTCGCCGCCCAGCGGGCGGTGTCGCTCGCGGCGCTGCGTCCGGACGGGCTCTCGGCGACGCTCGCGGAGCTGTCTCGGCAGCTCGGCTGCTGGGTCGGGCTCTTCGACGCGGCTGGCGCCCTGCGGACGGCGCACCCCGCGGGGGCGCTCGCCCCCGCCGCCCTCGAGGGGGTCACGGCGGAGGTCGAGACGCTGTTGCGGCGGGGCACCCGGGCCGCCTCGACGCTGCACGCGGACGACGCGGCGGTGAGCCTGCAGACGCTCGGGCGCGGCGGGCACCTGCGGGGCGTGCTCGCGATCGCGGCCGACGATCTCGACCACGAGGCGCGGAGCGTCGTGACGGCGGTGGTGGCGATGGCGGCCCTCGCGCTCGAGCAGCAGGACGGGCTCGGCCGGGCGATCGGCACCTTCCGCGCGGGGCTGATCCAGGCCCTCGGCAGCGATGATCCCGCGCTCGCCCGCCGCGCCGCGCGGGATCTGTTCGGGCCCCTGCCCACGGCTCCCGTCGTGGTCGCGCTCACGCCGGCGGCATCCGTCCGATCCACGGCGATGAACGAGTGGCTCGAGATGCGCGCGCACGAGAGGCGCGGGGAGCTGTTCTTCGGTCGGGGCGACGACGGACTGGTCGTCGTGGTGCCCGCGACGGCGAGAGACCTGCTCGACGAGATCGCCGACCGGTTCGAGACCGTGGTCGGCTGCTCGGCCCCCACCGGTTACGACGGGTTCTCGCGCGCACTCACGCAGGCCCGCACGGCCCGCGACCGTACGGCCGCGCCCGGGGTCGCCGACTTCACCGACACGGCTCGGGCGGGGCTGATCGCGGCGCTCGGCTCGGAGGCCGCGCGCACCGTCGCGGCCGGGGCCCTCGCGCCGCTCCGGCGGTACGACGTCGAGCAGGGGTCCGCTCTCGTGGAGACGCTCGACGCCTGGCTCGCACACGACTGCTCGCACGAGGCGACGGCTCAGGCGCTCGGCATCCATCGCCACACCGTGCGCGCGCGCATCGCGCAGGCCGAGCGGGTGGTCGGTCGCGACCTGTCGTCGTTCGCCGCGCGAGCGGAGTTGTGGGCCGCACTGCGGCTGGCGGAGTAG
- a CDS encoding MurR/RpiR family transcriptional regulator encodes MSAEVPVTARIAAVRNSLQPSERRVADLIVDEPDAVIELTAQQIADRVGVGRSSVVRACQTFGYRGYPQLRVALAAERGRRAVAPATADGPLGGIRSAIDRIADDLRAVTSLLDAEAVFEAVTAVVAARRLLVVASGLSAPVATDLAMRLTAVGRPAETVGDPIGQQIAARHLAPDDVCVVISGSGANEASLRAASAARAAGARVIALTSFSASPLTERADLSLVLASGGSFRDELEHTSRIAHAVFAEAFVDAVAAARADDSALARSRVLEILSDNLGDAG; translated from the coding sequence GTGTCCGCTGAGGTGCCCGTCACCGCGCGCATCGCCGCGGTGCGCAACTCCCTGCAGCCGAGCGAGCGCCGGGTCGCCGACCTCATCGTCGACGAACCGGATGCCGTCATCGAGCTCACCGCGCAGCAGATCGCCGACCGCGTGGGTGTGGGACGCTCCTCGGTCGTGCGCGCCTGTCAGACCTTCGGCTACCGCGGATACCCGCAGCTGCGCGTGGCGCTCGCCGCCGAGCGGGGGCGCCGCGCGGTGGCCCCGGCCACGGCGGACGGTCCGCTCGGCGGCATCCGGTCCGCGATCGATCGCATCGCCGACGACCTGCGGGCGGTCACGAGCCTGCTGGATGCCGAGGCGGTCTTCGAGGCCGTCACCGCCGTCGTCGCCGCCCGGCGGCTGCTGGTCGTGGCGAGCGGCCTCTCCGCGCCGGTCGCCACCGACCTGGCGATGCGCCTGACCGCGGTGGGCCGCCCGGCCGAGACCGTCGGCGACCCGATCGGGCAGCAGATCGCGGCCCGGCACCTCGCTCCCGACGACGTCTGCGTCGTCATCAGCGGCTCGGGGGCGAACGAGGCGAGCCTGCGGGCGGCCTCCGCGGCGCGCGCCGCGGGAGCGCGGGTGATCGCGCTGACGTCGTTCTCGGCCTCGCCGCTGACCGAGCGCGCCGACCTCTCCCTCGTGCTCGCCTCGGGCGGGTCCTTCCGCGATGAGCTCGAGCACACCTCCCGCATCGCCCACGCGGTGTTCGCCGAGGCCTTCGTCGACGCCGTGGCCGCCGCGCGCGCCGACGACTCCGCCCTCGCCCGCTCCCGCGTGCTCGAGATCCTCTCCGACAACCTGGGCGACGCCGGCTGA
- the phnE gene encoding phosphonate ABC transporter, permease protein PhnE gives MTSLTVPPRPKGRWMPWTVALVIVAVTVVMCLPGLGVGLDVAAIARNWQQGALRIVELLTPDWTFFPRTVGPILETLQMAVIGTAVGAAISLPVSFWAARPTNPFTPTRALVRGILNVIRAVPELVYAAVLVAMVGVGALPGILALVLFNVGIVVKLVSESIDATDAGPLEAGRAAGGTQAQINRTIALPDTWPTFVSQTLYVFELNVRASTVLGLVGAGGIGLLIDAVRTYYRYDQLSLVILEILVIVVVLDTVSDAIRRRLV, from the coding sequence ATGACCTCGCTCACCGTGCCCCCGCGTCCGAAGGGACGATGGATGCCGTGGACCGTCGCGCTCGTGATCGTCGCGGTCACGGTGGTCATGTGCCTGCCGGGACTCGGCGTCGGTCTCGACGTCGCCGCGATCGCGCGCAACTGGCAGCAGGGGGCGCTCCGCATCGTCGAGCTGCTCACCCCCGACTGGACCTTCTTCCCGCGCACGGTCGGACCGATCCTCGAGACGCTGCAGATGGCGGTCATCGGCACGGCGGTGGGCGCGGCGATCTCGCTGCCGGTGAGCTTCTGGGCGGCCCGGCCGACCAACCCCTTCACCCCGACGCGGGCGCTCGTGCGCGGCATCCTGAACGTCATCCGCGCCGTTCCCGAACTCGTCTACGCGGCGGTGCTCGTCGCGATGGTCGGGGTCGGAGCGCTGCCGGGCATCCTCGCGCTCGTGCTGTTCAACGTCGGCATCGTCGTCAAGCTCGTGTCGGAGTCGATCGACGCCACCGATGCCGGCCCGCTCGAGGCCGGACGCGCCGCCGGCGGGACCCAGGCGCAGATCAACCGCACGATCGCCCTGCCCGACACCTGGCCGACGTTCGTGTCGCAGACGCTGTACGTCTTCGAGCTGAACGTCCGCGCCTCCACGGTGCTCGGTCTCGTCGGCGCGGGCGGCATCGGCCTCCTCATCGACGCCGTGCGCACCTACTACCGCTACGACCAGCTGTCGCTCGTCATCCTCGAGATCCTCGTGATCGTCGTGGTGCTCGACACCGTCAGCGACGCGATCCGCCGGAGGCTCGTATGA
- a CDS encoding universal stress protein: MSAAVVVGYTATDAGADALALGIRLARAIDAPLEIALVLPGDARSVITPPDASYTRHIRDQAERWLEDAARAVRDAVPHRTRVRHADSFAEGLVAFADEIGAGYIVVGAANGGLRGRHRLGTVASELLHSSDVPVVLAPEGSRRIDPALGISRITAAIGSRPGADVLREESVQLAAAASVPLRLLSLVTVDLPTGLETGAIRIAGAAHSEEVLAQARAELPTDIAAEVTVADGDSIEEAVRELAWDPAELAIVGSSRLAQPRRLFLGSTAAKMLHELPVPLVVVPRSRADAPVQEGPRP, from the coding sequence ATGAGCGCCGCGGTCGTCGTCGGGTACACCGCGACCGACGCCGGGGCCGATGCCCTGGCTCTCGGCATCCGTCTCGCCCGCGCGATCGACGCCCCGCTCGAGATCGCGCTGGTCCTGCCCGGCGACGCCCGCAGCGTCATCACCCCGCCGGATGCGTCCTACACGCGGCACATCCGCGACCAGGCCGAGCGCTGGCTGGAGGACGCGGCGCGCGCGGTTCGGGATGCCGTGCCCCACCGCACCCGCGTCCGTCACGCCGACTCGTTCGCCGAGGGGCTCGTCGCCTTCGCCGACGAGATCGGTGCGGGCTACATCGTGGTGGGAGCCGCGAACGGCGGCCTGCGCGGCCGCCATCGCCTGGGCACCGTCGCCTCGGAACTGCTGCACTCCTCCGACGTCCCGGTCGTCCTCGCTCCCGAGGGGTCGCGGCGGATCGACCCCGCGCTCGGCATCAGCCGGATCACCGCGGCGATCGGCAGTCGGCCCGGAGCCGACGTCCTGCGCGAGGAGAGCGTGCAGCTCGCGGCTGCGGCATCCGTTCCCCTCCGTCTTCTCTCTCTCGTGACCGTCGACCTGCCCACCGGCCTCGAGACCGGCGCGATCCGCATCGCCGGGGCCGCGCACTCGGAAGAGGTCCTCGCGCAGGCCCGCGCCGAACTGCCCACCGACATCGCCGCCGAGGTCACCGTCGCCGACGGCGACAGCATCGAAGAGGCCGTCCGCGAACTCGCGTGGGACCCCGCCGAGCTCGCGATCGTCGGGTCGAGCCGACTCGCGCAACCGCGCCGCCTGTTCCTCGGTTCGACCGCGGCGAAGATGCTGCACGAACTCCCCGTCCCGCTCGTCGTCGTGCCACGCAGCCGTGCCGACGCCCCCGTCCAGGAAGGACCGCGGCCATGA
- the phnE gene encoding phosphonate ABC transporter, permease protein PhnE, with amino-acid sequence MTVLAPSPVTAPAVPPRRRNPVRLIAGLVVTVVVVAAFWSADITWSRLGELPAEIVRYLGLMFLSPNWAKLPEALWQTWRSVEMAWIGTVLGILIATPLSLIAARGFGPAPVRVALRFVFSLVRAVPELVFAIIILSVTGLTPLTGALALAVGGVGTLGKWGYEAVENVAPGPIEASRAAGGSTAQVLRWGVWPQAAPTFFSFWLYRFEINVRASAVLGLIGVGGIGDMLTSYTQYREWSTVGMLLIVVVVVTVAIDAVSGRIRRRIMEGPRVR; translated from the coding sequence ATGACCGTCCTCGCTCCCTCTCCGGTCACCGCCCCCGCCGTGCCTCCGCGCCGCCGGAACCCTGTGCGGCTGATCGCCGGCCTCGTCGTCACGGTCGTCGTCGTGGCCGCGTTCTGGTCGGCCGACATCACCTGGTCGCGCCTGGGCGAACTCCCCGCCGAGATCGTGCGCTACCTCGGGCTCATGTTCCTCTCGCCGAACTGGGCGAAGCTCCCTGAAGCGCTGTGGCAGACCTGGCGCAGCGTCGAGATGGCGTGGATCGGCACGGTGCTCGGCATCCTGATCGCCACCCCGCTCTCGCTGATCGCGGCGCGCGGTTTCGGGCCGGCGCCCGTGCGCGTCGCCCTGCGTTTCGTCTTCTCGCTCGTGCGGGCCGTGCCCGAACTCGTCTTCGCGATCATCATCCTGTCGGTCACCGGACTCACCCCTCTCACCGGGGCGCTCGCCCTGGCCGTCGGGGGAGTGGGCACGCTCGGCAAGTGGGGCTACGAGGCGGTCGAGAACGTCGCCCCCGGTCCCATCGAGGCGTCCCGGGCCGCGGGCGGATCGACCGCTCAGGTCTTGCGCTGGGGCGTGTGGCCGCAGGCGGCGCCGACGTTCTTCTCGTTCTGGCTTTACCGCTTCGAGATCAACGTGCGCGCCTCGGCCGTCCTGGGCCTCATCGGCGTCGGCGGGATCGGCGACATGCTCACCTCGTACACCCAGTACCGTGAGTGGTCGACGGTGGGCATGCTCCTCATCGTCGTGGTCGTCGTCACCGTCGCGATCGACGCCGTGTCGGGCCGCATCCGCCGACGCATTATGGAGGGTCCCCGTGTCCGCTGA
- the gabT gene encoding 4-aminobutyrate--2-oxoglutarate transaminase: MSLDTLPTVGGPSLAQERRLVTAIPGPRSQELLDRKAAAVASGVGHTVPIHAVAAGGGVVVDADGNSLIDLGSGIAVTSVGNAHPAVVKAVQDQVAAFTHTCFMVSPYDSYVAVAEALNRLTPGDHAKKSALFNSGAEAVENAVKIARKHTGRQAVVAFDHAYHGRTNLTMALTAKNMPYKSGFGPFAAEIYRAPLSYPFRDGLSGPEAAAKAISLIEKQVGAENLAAVIIEPIQGEGGFIVPADGFLNAIVDWCRDNGVVFIADEVQSGFARTGAMFASEIFGIVPDLVTTAKGIAGGLPLAAVTGRAEIMDATHTGGLGGTYGGNPIACAAALASIDAFENEGLVERAREIGGLLLARLREMQQKDPRVGDVRGHGAMIAAEFVDPATGAPDAALTAAVAKAAIAEGVIVLTCGTYGNVIRFLPPLSIGDDLLNEGLDVVAAALARH; encoded by the coding sequence ATGAGCCTCGACACCCTCCCCACCGTCGGCGGTCCCTCGCTCGCCCAGGAGCGCCGCCTCGTCACCGCCATCCCCGGTCCCCGCTCGCAGGAGCTGCTCGACCGCAAGGCCGCCGCCGTGGCATCCGGTGTCGGGCACACCGTGCCGATCCACGCCGTCGCCGCGGGCGGGGGAGTCGTCGTCGACGCCGACGGCAACTCGCTCATCGACCTGGGCTCGGGTATCGCCGTCACGAGCGTCGGCAACGCGCACCCCGCCGTCGTCAAGGCCGTGCAGGACCAGGTCGCCGCCTTCACCCACACGTGCTTCATGGTCTCGCCCTACGACTCGTACGTCGCCGTCGCCGAGGCGCTCAACCGTCTCACCCCCGGCGATCACGCGAAGAAGAGCGCGCTGTTCAACTCCGGCGCCGAGGCCGTCGAGAACGCCGTGAAGATCGCCCGCAAGCACACCGGCCGTCAGGCCGTCGTCGCCTTCGACCACGCCTACCACGGCCGCACCAACCTCACCATGGCGCTCACGGCCAAGAACATGCCGTACAAGAGCGGCTTCGGCCCCTTCGCCGCCGAGATCTACCGCGCCCCCCTCTCCTACCCGTTCCGCGACGGCCTCTCCGGCCCCGAGGCGGCCGCCAAGGCGATCAGCCTCATCGAGAAGCAGGTCGGGGCCGAGAACCTCGCCGCCGTCATCATCGAGCCCATCCAGGGCGAGGGCGGTTTCATCGTCCCCGCCGACGGCTTCCTCAACGCGATCGTCGACTGGTGCCGCGACAACGGCGTCGTCTTCATCGCCGACGAGGTGCAGTCGGGCTTCGCCCGCACCGGCGCGATGTTCGCGAGCGAGATCTTCGGCATCGTCCCCGACCTCGTCACCACCGCGAAGGGCATCGCCGGCGGGCTCCCGCTGGCGGCCGTGACGGGGCGCGCCGAGATCATGGATGCCACCCACACGGGCGGACTCGGAGGCACGTACGGCGGCAACCCGATCGCGTGCGCCGCGGCTCTGGCATCCATCGACGCCTTCGAGAACGAGGGGCTGGTCGAGCGGGCCCGGGAGATCGGCGGACTGCTCCTCGCCCGCCTGCGCGAGATGCAGCAGAAGGACCCGCGCGTCGGGGACGTCCGCGGACATGGCGCGATGATCGCGGCCGAGTTCGTCGATCCCGCCACCGGCGCTCCCGACGCGGCCCTCACCGCCGCCGTCGCCAAGGCCGCGATCGCCGAGGGCGTCATCGTGCTCACGTGCGGGACGTACGGCAACGTCATCCGGTTCCTCCCGCCGCTGTCGATCGGCGACGACCTGCTGAACGAGGGTCTCGACGTGGTCGCGGCCGCCCTCGCCCGCCACTGA
- a CDS encoding APC family permease translates to MTAPAPATGSEAGGLSKKGLSAGTIGLIGAVVIGISCIAPAYTFTAAIGPTVGAVGLQVPAIILVGFIPMLLVAFGYRELNNRMPDSGTSFTWAARAFGPWIGWMAGWGLIAATIIVLSNLAGIAVDFLFLLISQLTGQAGIADLASNLGINIVVCLLFVLGATVVSYRDMQTTQKLQYVLVTFQVLVLVVFAVVAITHAVQGNAFDATPFSWEWFNPFAVSSFSAFAAGVSLSIFIFWGWDVTLTMNEETKDPEKTPGRAATITVITIVSLYLLLAVSMIMFAGIGDGEFGLGNPDIQDNAFFALAGPILGPFAAFVSLAVLTSSASSLQSTFVGPARTLLAMGHYGALPERFAKVSPRFFTPGFATIVSAVVAAGFYAVMRVVSVNVLSDTILTLGIMICFYYGLTAFACVWYFRKQWFDSVRNVFFTLLFPLVGGLILAVIFVTTLVDSMNPDYGSGSEIGGVGLVFILGMTIILLGVAIMVWQRVRRPAFFRGETLSIDAPASARRAARRR, encoded by the coding sequence ATGACCGCACCCGCACCCGCCACCGGCAGTGAAGCCGGCGGTCTGTCGAAGAAGGGGCTGAGCGCCGGGACGATCGGCCTCATCGGCGCCGTCGTGATCGGCATCTCATGCATCGCGCCCGCCTACACCTTCACCGCCGCGATCGGCCCGACCGTGGGGGCCGTGGGTCTCCAGGTCCCGGCGATCATCCTCGTCGGCTTCATCCCGATGCTGTTGGTCGCCTTCGGCTACCGCGAACTGAACAACCGGATGCCGGACTCGGGCACCTCGTTCACGTGGGCGGCGCGCGCCTTCGGACCGTGGATCGGCTGGATGGCGGGGTGGGGGCTGATCGCCGCCACGATCATCGTGCTGTCGAACCTCGCCGGGATCGCCGTCGACTTCCTGTTCCTGCTGATCTCGCAGCTCACCGGTCAGGCCGGGATCGCCGATCTCGCGTCGAACCTCGGCATCAACATCGTCGTGTGCCTGCTGTTCGTGCTGGGTGCGACCGTGGTGTCGTACCGCGACATGCAGACGACCCAGAAGCTGCAGTACGTGCTCGTCACCTTCCAGGTCCTCGTCCTCGTCGTGTTCGCCGTCGTCGCGATCACCCACGCGGTCCAGGGCAACGCCTTCGACGCCACCCCGTTCTCGTGGGAGTGGTTCAACCCGTTCGCGGTGTCGTCGTTCAGCGCGTTCGCGGCGGGGGTCTCGCTGTCGATCTTCATCTTCTGGGGGTGGGACGTCACCCTCACCATGAACGAGGAGACGAAGGACCCCGAGAAGACGCCCGGCCGCGCGGCCACCATCACCGTCATCACGATCGTCTCGCTGTACCTGCTGCTCGCGGTGTCGATGATCATGTTCGCCGGGATCGGCGACGGCGAGTTCGGTCTCGGCAACCCCGACATCCAGGACAACGCCTTCTTCGCGCTCGCGGGTCCCATCCTCGGCCCCTTCGCGGCCTTCGTCTCGCTGGCCGTGCTCACGAGCTCCGCCTCGTCGCTGCAGTCGACCTTCGTGGGGCCCGCCCGCACGCTCCTGGCCATGGGGCACTACGGCGCCCTGCCCGAGCGGTTCGCGAAGGTCAGCCCGCGCTTCTTCACGCCGGGGTTCGCGACGATCGTCTCGGCCGTGGTCGCCGCGGGTTTCTACGCCGTCATGCGCGTCGTGAGCGTCAACGTGCTCAGCGACACGATCCTCACCCTCGGCATCATGATCTGCTTCTATTACGGGCTCACCGCGTTCGCGTGCGTCTGGTACTTCCGCAAGCAGTGGTTCGACTCGGTGCGCAACGTCTTCTTCACGCTGCTGTTCCCCCTCGTGGGCGGACTCATCCTCGCGGTGATCTTCGTCACGACGCTCGTCGACAGCATGAACCCCGACTACGGCAGCGGTTCCGAGATCGGCGGCGTGGGACTCGTCTTCATCCTGGGGATGACCATCATCCTGCTGGGAGTGGCGATCATGGTGTGGCAGCGCGTGCGCCGCCCGGCCTTCTTCCGCGGGGAGACCCTCTCGATCGACGCCCCGGCCAGCGCCCGCCGCGCCGCCAGACGCCGCTGA
- a CDS encoding NAD-dependent succinate-semialdehyde dehydrogenase: protein MSDYAVVNPATGETLAEYDTLSDAGVEAALASAHEGFRVWSRTAPAERAEGLRRVAQLHRERRDDLAAIIVREMGKPLEAALGEVDFAADITEYYADHIDEITGDTPIDILGEGTAVIRRSGLGVLLGIMPWNFPYYQVARFAAPNLAVGNTILLKHAPQCPESAEALQLIYRDAGLPEGAYVNVRVTNDQAATIIADRRVQGVSVTGSERAGSAVAEIAGRHLKKVALELGGSDPFILLSTDDLDAAVQAAVDARLDNVGQSCNGAKRFIVVDDLYDAFLEKFTAALGEAKVGDPFAEDTVLGPLSSLAAAERLDEQVQRAVAQGAKIEVGGTRDGAFYPGTVLTGVTSEMDAYGEEFFGPVGTVYRVAGEDEAVALANDTSFGLGSYVFTTDADQAARVADRLEAGMVYVNLVLADSPELPFGGVKRSGTSRELGLLAADEFVNKKLIRTA, encoded by the coding sequence ATGAGCGATTACGCCGTCGTCAACCCGGCCACGGGCGAGACCCTCGCCGAGTACGACACCCTGTCCGACGCGGGAGTGGAGGCGGCTCTCGCCTCCGCCCACGAGGGCTTCCGCGTCTGGTCGCGGACCGCTCCGGCCGAGCGTGCCGAGGGGCTGCGCCGCGTCGCCCAGCTGCACCGGGAGCGTCGCGACGACCTCGCCGCGATCATCGTGCGCGAGATGGGCAAGCCTCTCGAGGCCGCGCTCGGTGAGGTCGACTTCGCCGCCGACATCACGGAGTACTACGCCGATCACATCGACGAGATCACCGGCGACACCCCGATCGACATCCTCGGCGAGGGCACCGCGGTGATCCGCCGCTCGGGCCTGGGGGTGCTCCTCGGCATCATGCCGTGGAACTTCCCGTACTACCAGGTCGCCCGCTTCGCCGCCCCGAACCTCGCGGTCGGCAACACCATCCTCCTGAAGCACGCCCCGCAGTGCCCCGAGTCGGCCGAGGCGCTGCAGCTGATCTACCGCGACGCGGGGCTCCCCGAGGGCGCGTACGTCAACGTCCGCGTGACCAACGACCAGGCGGCGACGATCATCGCCGACCGGCGCGTCCAGGGCGTCTCGGTCACCGGCTCGGAGCGCGCCGGGTCCGCGGTCGCCGAGATCGCCGGTCGCCACCTCAAGAAGGTCGCGCTCGAGCTCGGCGGATCCGACCCGTTCATCCTGCTCTCCACGGATGACCTGGATGCCGCTGTCCAGGCCGCCGTGGATGCGCGCCTCGACAACGTGGGTCAGTCCTGCAACGGTGCCAAGCGCTTCATCGTCGTCGACGACCTGTACGACGCGTTCCTCGAGAAGTTCACCGCCGCCCTCGGCGAGGCGAAGGTGGGCGACCCGTTTGCGGAGGACACGGTCCTCGGTCCCCTCTCGTCGCTGGCCGCCGCGGAGCGCCTCGACGAGCAGGTGCAGCGCGCGGTCGCGCAGGGCGCGAAGATCGAGGTCGGCGGCACGCGCGACGGCGCGTTCTACCCGGGCACCGTCCTCACCGGCGTCACGAGCGAGATGGACGCGTACGGCGAGGAGTTCTTCGGTCCCGTCGGCACCGTCTACCGCGTCGCGGGAGAAGACGAGGCGGTCGCCCTCGCCAACGACACGAGCTTCGGCCTCGGTTCCTACGTCTTCACCACGGATGCCGATCAGGCGGCGCGCGTGGCCGACCGGCTTGAGGCGGGCATGGTCTACGTCAACCTCGTTCTCGCCGATTCGCCGGAGCTTCCCTTCGGCGGCGTCAAGCGCAGCGGCACCTCGCGCGAGTTGGGCCTGCTGGCCGCCGACGAGTTCGTCAACAAGAAGCTCATCCGCACCGCGTGA
- a CDS encoding flavin monoamine oxidase family protein, with protein MDEITRDVVVIGAGAAGLTAANDLRKAGLSVAVLEARDRVGGRLWTDVVDGAMLELGGQWVSPDQQALIDTVAELGLETYSRYREGDSVYVGPDGVAKRFTGEMFPVAPETERVIDEITARLDAMVAEIDPDRPWEHPKAAEWDKVSWDAWLRAQTDDDEAVRNLAFATGSAMLTKPTHTFSLLQSLLMAASAGSYTHLVDADFILDKRVAGGLQQVPELLAERLGDDVFLNQPVRRIVWGADVATPDRPANAATGKRVDDLRELTARVEAAKSSSAGVTVIADGVTVRARFAILALAPVLYNRISFEPPLPRRQHQMHQHISMGFVIKVHAVYETPFWREKGLSGTAFSPYELSHEAYDNTNHGDERGTLVGFVSDQNADDLFRLSAEERKEKILESLSHYYGPEAKNPVVYYESDWGTEEWTRGAYAASFDMGGLHRYGADLREPVGPIHLACSDMAGAGYQHVDGAIRQGHRAADEILERARG; from the coding sequence ATGGACGAGATCACCCGAGACGTGGTCGTCATCGGAGCCGGCGCCGCCGGCCTCACCGCCGCTAACGACCTGCGCAAGGCCGGCCTCTCGGTCGCGGTCCTCGAAGCGCGTGACCGCGTGGGCGGGCGCCTGTGGACCGACGTCGTCGACGGCGCCATGCTCGAGCTCGGCGGTCAGTGGGTCTCGCCCGACCAGCAGGCGCTCATCGACACCGTCGCCGAGCTGGGCCTCGAGACCTACAGCCGCTACCGCGAGGGCGACAGCGTCTACGTCGGCCCCGACGGCGTCGCGAAGCGCTTCACGGGCGAGATGTTCCCCGTCGCCCCCGAGACCGAGCGCGTCATCGACGAGATCACCGCGCGCCTGGATGCCATGGTCGCCGAGATCGACCCGGATCGGCCGTGGGAGCACCCGAAGGCCGCCGAGTGGGACAAGGTCTCGTGGGACGCGTGGCTGCGCGCGCAGACCGACGACGACGAAGCCGTGCGCAACCTCGCCTTCGCGACGGGATCGGCGATGCTCACCAAGCCCACGCACACGTTCTCGCTCCTGCAGTCGCTGCTCATGGCGGCATCCGCCGGCTCGTACACGCACCTCGTCGACGCCGACTTCATCCTCGACAAGCGCGTCGCGGGCGGCCTGCAGCAGGTTCCCGAGCTGCTCGCCGAGCGTCTCGGCGACGACGTCTTCCTGAACCAGCCGGTGCGCCGCATCGTCTGGGGCGCCGACGTCGCGACGCCGGATCGCCCGGCGAACGCCGCGACGGGCAAGCGCGTCGACGACCTGCGCGAGCTGACCGCTCGTGTCGAGGCGGCGAAGTCCTCCTCCGCCGGCGTCACCGTGATCGCCGACGGCGTCACCGTCCGCGCCCGCTTCGCGATCCTCGCCCTGGCCCCCGTCCTCTACAACCGCATCTCGTTCGAGCCGCCGCTCCCGCGCCGCCAGCACCAGATGCACCAGCACATCTCGATGGGCTTCGTCATCAAGGTGCACGCCGTGTACGAGACGCCGTTCTGGCGCGAGAAGGGCCTCTCGGGCACCGCGTTCAGCCCCTACGAGCTCTCGCACGAGGCGTACGACAACACCAACCACGGCGACGAGCGCGGAACCCTCGTCGGATTCGTCTCCGACCAGAACGCCGACGACCTCTTCCGCTTGAGCGCCGAGGAGCGCAAGGAGAAGATCCTCGAGTCCCTCTCGCACTACTACGGCCCCGAGGCCAAGAACCCGGTCGTGTACTACGAGAGCGACTGGGGCACCGAGGAGTGGACCCGCGGAGCCTACGCCGCGAGCTTCGACATGGGCGGCCTCCACCGCTACGGCGCCGACCTCCGCGAGCCCGTCGGCCCGATCCACCTCGCGTGCAGCGACATGGCCGGCGCCGGGTACCAGCACGTCGACGGCGCGATCCGCCAGGGCCACCGCGCGGCCGACGAGATCCTCGAGCGGGCACGCGGATGA